A window from Saprospiraceae bacterium encodes these proteins:
- a CDS encoding geranylgeranylglyceryl/heptaprenylglyceryl phosphate synthase, producing the protein MKDNNIYTGFSAAKSSGSKRFAVLIDPDKMRLANIQNIIEQSLDAGVDYFFIGGSLVVNDMLDHVLKSIKELCPIPLILFPGNSFQLSYKADAILFLSLISGRNPELLIGNHVVAAPFLKISPLEIISTGYILVHGGIMTSVQYMSNTYPIPSNKDDIALCTAVAGEMLGLKQIYLDAGSGANIPVSESMISAVSSSISIPLIVGGGISTPEKAAANALAGADIIVVGNAIEKSPALIKEISIAVHEQSPSI; encoded by the coding sequence GGAGTAAAAGATTTGCAGTATTGATAGATCCCGATAAAATGCGGCTGGCAAATATACAAAATATTATTGAACAATCTTTGGATGCCGGCGTCGATTACTTTTTTATTGGTGGCAGCTTAGTAGTCAATGATATGTTAGATCATGTGCTAAAATCCATTAAAGAACTGTGTCCGATTCCCCTCATTTTATTTCCGGGCAATTCTTTTCAATTAAGCTACAAAGCAGACGCTATCCTGTTTTTGTCATTGATATCCGGAAGAAATCCGGAATTACTGATAGGAAATCACGTGGTTGCGGCTCCATTCTTAAAAATCAGCCCACTCGAAATTATCTCTACAGGGTATATCCTGGTGCATGGAGGTATCATGACCAGCGTACAATATATGAGCAATACCTACCCTATACCATCAAATAAGGATGACATTGCCTTATGTACAGCAGTAGCTGGAGAAATGCTGGGGCTCAAACAAATATATTTAGATGCAGGTAGTGGTGCAAATATTCCGGTATCAGAGTCTATGATTTCTGCTGTAAGTAGTAGTATCAGTATTCCATTGATAGTTGGAGGTGGTATTTCTACACCGGAAAAAGCTGCTGCCAATGCACTTGCAGGTGCGGACATTATCGTCGTGGGCAATGCTATTGAGAAGAGTCCGGCTTTGATCAAAGAAATTTCAATTGCTGTCCATGAGCAATCACCTTCAATATGA
- a CDS encoding site-specific integrase: protein MKKLEILKVSFILRSDKKNSGSSPVMMQLYLSGRRAYIGTGHKVNFDEWDSNFGRVKGSSKKVSTINLHLDTMKMDVLQIFHTMKANQEDITVDEIRNRLMGKDEVSKKHAITISELCELHNQQYEGLVGIGIGKITFNRYKLYKGRILDFLVYKYQVSDIQIDQIKYSFAMEYEIYLKSIVKLHQNTLVKFMQYLSRVLDYGVKYDYLVKNVLSSYKAHTKETKKEYLTAEELQRIVEKEITIPRLSEVRDCFVFCCYTGYAYKDTSLLCSDHLVTGINGKKWIYTSRQKNDNVSNVPLLEPALNIIEKYKEHPVCVSKNRLLPMKSNQRLNTYLKELADICGITKPLTTHIARHTFATTVLLTNGVSLEATSKMLGHKSIKTTQIYGKIVESRVGAEMDQLSEKLFSPKNEDSKKAQ, encoded by the coding sequence ATGAAAAAGTTAGAAATTCTTAAGGTAAGTTTTATCCTTCGGTCGGATAAAAAGAATTCAGGATCATCACCTGTGATGATGCAATTGTACCTGTCAGGTCGGCGCGCTTACATCGGAACTGGCCACAAAGTAAATTTTGATGAATGGGATTCCAATTTTGGCAGGGTCAAAGGCAGCTCTAAAAAGGTTAGCACCATCAATCTGCATTTGGATACTATGAAAATGGATGTACTACAAATATTCCATACTATGAAGGCCAACCAGGAAGATATTACTGTTGATGAAATTCGTAATCGTTTAATGGGTAAAGATGAAGTCTCAAAAAAACATGCCATCACCATTTCTGAATTATGTGAGCTTCACAATCAGCAATATGAAGGCCTTGTGGGAATAGGGATTGGAAAGATTACTTTCAATCGCTATAAATTGTACAAAGGAAGGATTCTAGATTTTCTTGTGTACAAATACCAAGTATCAGATATCCAGATCGATCAGATCAAATATTCTTTTGCGATGGAATATGAGATATACCTAAAATCTATTGTAAAGCTTCATCAAAATACACTGGTCAAGTTTATGCAATATCTAAGTCGAGTACTTGATTATGGTGTAAAATATGATTACTTAGTCAAAAATGTATTGTCATCTTATAAGGCACATACCAAAGAGACAAAAAAGGAATATCTCACCGCTGAAGAGTTGCAGCGAATTGTTGAAAAGGAAATTACTATTCCTAGATTAAGTGAGGTGCGAGATTGTTTTGTTTTCTGTTGTTATACAGGATATGCCTACAAAGATACTTCACTTCTTTGTTCTGATCATTTAGTTACTGGCATCAACGGTAAGAAATGGATATATACTTCTAGACAGAAAAATGATAATGTGAGTAATGTTCCTTTACTAGAACCAGCACTAAATATTATAGAAAAGTACAAAGAGCATCCTGTATGTGTGAGCAAGAATCGCCTTCTACCAATGAAAAGCAATCAAAGGCTAAATACCTATCTTAAAGAATTGGCAGATATATGTGGCATTACAAAACCATTGACCACGCACATTGCCCGGCATACATTTGCGACTACTGTTCTATTGACAAATGGTGTGAGTCTCGAAGCTACAAGCAAAATGCTTGGCCACAAAAGCATAAAGACCACACAGATTTATGGTAAGATTGTAGAAAGTAGAGTTGGAGCTGAGATGGACCAACTGAGTGAGAAACTTTTTTCTCCAAAGAATGAAGACTCAAAAAAGGCACAATAA
- a CDS encoding RteC domain-containing protein → MVELENTFPFQSEAEEINYYRNERPKLFQYGIYYERLLDLESEKPIGKERKYYKELETSLHDDSKTIVEELKYYRLDSAEKDNIWFVKKSEKCNIFAVIKALYMLQKYLDNKLDSRQIEDKIADFRKLEWTGLQIEYVEELTSWKETKVINNGDVTLKELHERFQLFFEVNITDFDGTSHDIMERQDPARFCNKKAKALQDKQRECKKDCVN, encoded by the coding sequence ATGGTTGAGCTGGAAAACACATTTCCCTTTCAATCTGAAGCAGAAGAGATCAATTATTACCGTAATGAAAGACCAAAATTATTTCAGTATGGTATATATTACGAAAGGTTGCTGGATCTTGAGTCTGAAAAACCAATTGGTAAAGAGCGGAAATATTACAAGGAACTTGAAACCAGTCTGCATGACGATTCTAAGACCATTGTGGAAGAATTAAAGTACTATCGTTTGGATAGTGCGGAAAAAGATAATATATGGTTTGTCAAAAAATCGGAAAAATGTAATATTTTTGCCGTAATCAAAGCACTTTATATGTTGCAAAAATATTTGGATAATAAATTGGACAGTAGGCAAATAGAAGATAAGATTGCCGATTTTAGGAAATTAGAGTGGACAGGATTGCAGATTGAGTATGTGGAGGAGCTAACAAGTTGGAAAGAGACAAAAGTGATCAATAATGGTGATGTTACGTTGAAGGAATTACATGAGCGATTTCAATTATTCTTTGAAGTGAATATTACTGATTTTGATGGTACTTCGCATGATATAATGGAACGTCAGGACCCTGCAAGATTTTGTAATAAGAAAGCGAAAGCTCTCCAAGACAAACAAAGGGAGTGTAAGAAAGATTGTGTAAACTAG
- a CDS encoding anhydro-N-acetylmuramic acid kinase has product MNNNIRKLHAMASSDSRMIIGLMSGTSLDGLDIALCKVSGAGRYTQVSLIAFQTTDYSDEIKNRIKEIFAKETINFPYMAMLNEWIGLLHGEMINEFLEKNKIDHGHVDLIASHGQTVMHAPKHQHMQEGFPNTTLQIGDGDHISVKTGIITVSDFRQKHLAAGGEGAPLAVYGDYLIFSEPGEDRIMLNMGGIGNFTYLPGDGDASKVFVTDTGPGNTLMDAFMKKNYNLPFDKNAQMASKGMVNNKLVQSLKDHYFFRLKFPKTTGPEVFNLQYVHDALEKENLTDISHEDIMATLNILSAETITDAIRNVIGAHHFKVYMSGGGAHNPLMVASMKCMLPECTFSLCDELGISGDAKEAVLFAVLANETIAGNPVNFGSREGVPSVCMGKISFPE; this is encoded by the coding sequence ATGAATAATAACATTAGAAAACTGCATGCTATGGCATCTTCTGATTCCAGAATGATCATAGGTCTTATGTCCGGCACCTCACTTGATGGACTCGATATAGCACTCTGTAAAGTATCAGGAGCCGGCAGATATACACAAGTCAGCCTTATTGCTTTTCAAACGACCGATTATTCAGACGAAATAAAAAACAGAATAAAAGAAATATTTGCCAAGGAGACTATCAATTTTCCTTACATGGCTATGCTCAATGAATGGATTGGTTTACTCCATGGTGAGATGATCAATGAATTTTTGGAAAAAAATAAAATAGACCACGGACATGTAGATCTTATCGCCAGTCATGGTCAAACTGTCATGCACGCCCCGAAGCACCAGCATATGCAGGAAGGATTTCCAAATACTACATTGCAAATAGGCGATGGTGACCATATATCTGTCAAAACAGGTATCATTACAGTAAGTGATTTCAGACAAAAACACCTTGCTGCCGGTGGTGAAGGAGCTCCGCTCGCAGTTTATGGAGATTATCTCATCTTTTCAGAACCGGGAGAAGACCGAATTATGCTCAATATGGGTGGAATTGGCAATTTTACATATTTGCCGGGAGATGGAGATGCTTCCAAGGTGTTTGTAACAGATACAGGACCAGGCAATACACTGATGGACGCTTTTATGAAAAAAAATTATAACCTGCCATTTGATAAAAATGCTCAAATGGCTTCCAAAGGTATGGTCAATAATAAACTGGTACAATCTCTAAAGGATCATTATTTCTTCAGATTAAAATTTCCAAAGACCACCGGACCGGAAGTGTTTAATTTGCAATATGTTCATGATGCTTTGGAAAAAGAAAATCTGACTGATATCTCACATGAAGATATCATGGCTACGCTCAACATACTAAGCGCTGAAACTATCACTGATGCCATCAGAAATGTGATCGGTGCACACCATTTTAAAGTTTACATGAGTGGCGGCGGTGCGCATAATCCACTGATGGTGGCATCAATGAAGTGCATGTTGCCAGAGTGTACATTTTCTCTGTGTGATGAGTTGGGTATATCAGGTGATGCTAAAGAGGCTGTGCTGTTCGCTGTACTGGCCAACGAAACAATTGCAGGCAACCCTGTGAATTTTGGAAGCAGAGAAGGAGTACCGTCTGTCTGTATGGGAAAAATATCGTTCCCTGAATGA
- the rsgA gene encoding ribosome small subunit-dependent GTPase A, whose amino-acid sequence MKGIVVKSTGSWYHVKTHESAIIECRTVGKLKLDDKKLTNPIAVGDEVDFEMESDEGGNKGIIKHISPRRNYVVRQSPRKKHQLHLLASNIDQALLIVTMREPNLKLGFIDRFLIMTEPYSIPVIIVFNKFDLYSDDEISQYSILNELYTKIGHRVLHTSTLTLEGIDLLSKLLKDKTTMVAGQSGVGKSTLVNCIEPDLNLKTEEISDFSGKGQHTTTFAQMYDLSGGGSIIDTPGIKSLSFTHLEIMDVAHNFREFFKISEKCRFSNCTHRNEPGCAIIKAVNDGEINYLRYQSYLSLIAEVEDQNYWERHGDV is encoded by the coding sequence TTGAAAGGTATAGTTGTCAAATCTACGGGTAGTTGGTATCATGTAAAAACTCATGAATCTGCAATCATCGAATGCCGCACAGTCGGTAAACTCAAACTGGATGATAAAAAATTAACTAACCCTATTGCTGTTGGTGATGAAGTAGATTTTGAAATGGAATCAGATGAAGGAGGCAATAAGGGCATTATTAAACATATCTCACCAAGACGAAATTACGTCGTAAGACAATCACCAAGGAAAAAACATCAGCTCCATCTGCTTGCAAGTAACATTGATCAGGCATTATTAATTGTAACAATGCGGGAACCTAATCTAAAATTGGGCTTTATAGACAGGTTTCTAATTATGACTGAACCTTATTCTATCCCTGTCATTATTGTTTTTAATAAATTTGATTTATATTCTGATGATGAAATTAGTCAATATTCTATTTTGAATGAACTTTATACAAAGATAGGTCATAGAGTATTACATACGTCTACTCTCACTTTGGAAGGAATCGATCTGCTTTCCAAACTGCTGAAAGATAAGACCACTATGGTGGCAGGGCAATCTGGTGTAGGGAAATCCACACTTGTAAATTGTATCGAGCCTGATTTGAACCTGAAAACAGAAGAAATATCAGATTTTTCAGGAAAAGGTCAACATACTACTACTTTCGCACAAATGTATGATTTGTCAGGAGGTGGAAGCATCATTGATACTCCCGGCATCAAATCTTTATCTTTCACGCATCTTGAAATTATGGATGTAGCACATAATTTTAGAGAATTCTTTAAAATTTCTGAGAAGTGCAGATTTTCAAATTGTACCCATCGAAATGAGCCTGGTTGTGCCATAATAAAAGCTGTCAATGATGGAGAAATCAACTATTTAAGGTATCAGTCTTATCTGAGTCTTATAGCAGAAGTGGAAGACCAAAACTACTGGGAACGACATGGCGATGTGTAG
- a CDS encoding magnesium chelatase — protein sequence MKNIQTIGQLKASGYQPKSIKSEMRDNLIKKLKKKEKVFDSILGFEDTVLPDIERAVLSGHNIILLGLRGQAKTRIARLLTTLLDEYIPVVSGSELNDDPLAPLSRYARDLISEKGDDAPVSWMHRSDRYVEKLATPDVSIADLIGDVDPIKAATLKLPYADERVLHYGLIPRSHRCIFVINEIPDLQARIQVSLFNILQEGDLQIRGFKVRLPLDISFVFTANPEDYTNRGSIITPLKDRIESQILTHYPRTIETAMTITAQESKLHQSQKKAIHVPELHLRLIEMISFNARESEYVDAKSGVSARLSISALENLYSTAERRMLLNGETKTTTRITDFWGVIPAITGKVELVYEGEQEGHYNVAMHLIFKSCKELFTTYFPDPNQKLKREIRDVYGVVKAWFSGGNTIEILNDDSDTEFKTKIENIAGLKKLTEEYKPKETELMPMMELVLFGLSESEVIGKNIVDNSLSFSDPLSDMFNDLNN from the coding sequence ATGAAAAATATTCAAACTATTGGTCAACTTAAAGCTTCAGGATATCAGCCCAAGTCTATAAAATCAGAAATGCGTGATAACCTCATAAAGAAATTGAAGAAAAAGGAAAAAGTATTCGACAGTATCTTGGGCTTTGAAGATACCGTGTTGCCTGATATCGAAAGAGCAGTGTTATCAGGTCATAACATCATCTTACTAGGGCTGAGAGGTCAGGCGAAAACAAGGATTGCCAGATTGCTGACTACACTGCTTGATGAGTATATTCCTGTAGTTTCAGGATCAGAGCTCAATGATGACCCATTAGCTCCATTGTCACGCTATGCCAGAGATCTGATATCAGAAAAAGGTGACGACGCACCTGTCTCATGGATGCACCGGTCTGATAGATATGTAGAAAAACTGGCAACCCCGGATGTGAGTATAGCAGACCTGATAGGAGATGTTGACCCTATCAAAGCAGCCACATTAAAATTGCCATATGCTGACGAGCGGGTACTCCACTACGGGTTGATACCCAGATCCCACAGGTGCATCTTTGTGATCAATGAAATACCTGATCTACAAGCCAGGATTCAGGTATCATTATTTAATATTCTTCAGGAAGGAGACCTCCAAATCAGAGGATTTAAAGTCAGATTGCCTTTGGATATTTCTTTTGTATTCACTGCCAATCCTGAAGATTATACCAACCGAGGCAGTATCATCACACCGCTTAAGGACAGGATAGAGAGTCAGATACTGACCCACTATCCAAGGACGATTGAAACAGCAATGACTATTACTGCTCAGGAATCAAAACTCCACCAAAGCCAAAAGAAAGCCATACATGTACCCGAGCTTCATCTGAGATTGATCGAGATGATCAGTTTTAATGCCAGGGAAAGTGAGTACGTTGATGCCAAAAGCGGTGTATCTGCAAGATTGAGTATATCTGCTCTTGAAAACCTTTACAGTACGGCAGAAAGGAGGATGCTTCTGAATGGGGAAACTAAAACCACTACGAGAATTACCGATTTCTGGGGAGTCATTCCTGCCATCACCGGCAAGGTGGAACTTGTATATGAAGGAGAGCAGGAGGGACATTATAATGTAGCTATGCATCTTATATTTAAGTCTTGCAAGGAACTATTTACAACTTATTTTCCTGACCCAAACCAAAAGCTAAAACGTGAGATCAGAGATGTTTATGGCGTGGTCAAGGCCTGGTTTTCAGGTGGAAATACCATAGAAATACTCAATGATGATTCAGATACGGAGTTTAAAACAAAGATAGAAAATATAGCGGGATTAAAAAAATTGACCGAAGAATATAAACCTAAGGAAACAGAGCTGATGCCCATGATGGAATTAGTGCTTTTCGGACTTTCTGAATCCGAAGTTATAGGTAAAAATATAGTGGACAACAGCCTATCTTTTTCGGACCCATTGTCAGATATGTTCAATGATCTCAATAACTGA
- a CDS encoding T9SS type A sorting domain-containing protein gives MYNNFIIILLFAFSSISIEAQPTFSKDVAPIIFKHCTVCHRQGEIGPMTLTNYEEVKNWASTIKYVTTNKIMPPWKADQSYSRFVDENYLSSSQIKTISDWVDAGSPEGNPSNTPKLPEFPVNSLLGTPDLVLPFKKSYIHKGNGKDEYRYFVIPTGLTESKKIKAIELRPGNKKIVHHALFFADQTGKARQYDEKTPEYGFSPDENADFRVFEVITREQYPGYVPGQKPRNFPDGLAQILPANSDLVIQMHYAPWSVDEADSSTVNIFFAKDNEVIDRTVKDYIMLPFNLVTGAASFVIQANQVKKFEGVYSVPSDISLIGIFPHMHLLGKNWEVFIENTDGSKTNLIKINDWDFNWQGGYYFDKYKIAKKGSKIRAFATYDNTKNNPNNPNNPLKPVSWGEGTKDEMYYLPLLYVPYKQGDENVVFDNHVSPTNQVIDKTTIKASIQPNLVGRNNATPVHITFEMERGMPATISIRNMMGQLVRTLRDNEYYSQGEHIVHLESQHYAKGMYFINITAGQQHVSLPLIISED, from the coding sequence ATGTATAATAATTTTATAATCATTCTTTTGTTTGCATTTTCATCCATTTCGATCGAGGCGCAGCCCACATTTTCAAAAGATGTAGCTCCCATTATATTCAAACATTGTACTGTATGTCACCGACAAGGTGAAATAGGTCCGATGACACTCACAAACTATGAAGAAGTCAAAAACTGGGCATCGACCATCAAGTATGTCACGACAAATAAAATCATGCCTCCATGGAAGGCAGATCAATCATATTCAAGATTTGTGGATGAAAATTACTTATCATCATCACAGATCAAAACCATTTCAGATTGGGTAGATGCAGGCTCACCGGAAGGAAATCCTTCCAATACCCCCAAACTTCCCGAATTTCCTGTCAATTCATTACTAGGTACTCCGGATTTGGTTTTGCCTTTCAAAAAATCCTACATCCATAAAGGAAACGGCAAAGATGAATATCGTTATTTTGTGATTCCGACAGGACTGACTGAAAGCAAAAAAATCAAGGCTATTGAACTCCGTCCCGGCAATAAAAAAATAGTACACCATGCCCTATTTTTTGCTGACCAGACTGGAAAAGCCAGGCAATACGACGAGAAGACGCCTGAGTACGGATTTTCACCCGATGAAAATGCTGACTTTCGTGTTTTTGAAGTGATCACAAGAGAACAATACCCAGGATATGTACCCGGTCAGAAACCCAGAAACTTTCCGGATGGACTTGCTCAAATTCTTCCGGCTAATAGTGATCTGGTCATACAAATGCATTATGCACCGTGGAGTGTGGATGAAGCCGACTCTTCAACTGTAAATATATTTTTTGCCAAAGATAATGAAGTGATAGACCGTACTGTCAAGGATTACATTATGCTTCCTTTCAATTTAGTCACCGGTGCAGCAAGCTTTGTGATCCAGGCAAATCAGGTTAAAAAATTTGAAGGAGTATACTCAGTGCCTTCAGATATCAGCCTGATAGGTATATTTCCACACATGCATTTATTGGGAAAAAACTGGGAGGTATTTATAGAAAATACAGATGGGTCAAAGACAAACCTGATCAAAATCAATGACTGGGATTTCAACTGGCAAGGCGGCTACTATTTTGACAAATACAAAATAGCTAAAAAGGGCAGTAAAATCAGAGCTTTTGCTACCTATGACAATACTAAAAATAATCCTAATAATCCCAACAACCCTTTAAAACCTGTATCCTGGGGAGAAGGAACAAAGGATGAGATGTATTACCTTCCACTCTTGTACGTGCCGTATAAACAAGGTGATGAAAATGTGGTTTTTGATAATCATGTAAGTCCAACAAATCAAGTAATAGACAAAACAACCATAAAAGCATCGATACAACCAAATCTTGTAGGACGTAACAATGCGACACCTGTACACATCACCTTCGAAATGGAAAGAGGTATGCCTGCTACCATATCTATACGCAATATGATGGGACAATTGGTCAGGACTCTTCGTGACAATGAGTATTATTCACAAGGAGAACACATCGTTCATCTGGAGTCACAACACTATGCAAAAGGTATGTACTTTATCAATATCACAGCCGGACAACAGCATGTTTCGTTGCCGCTGATCATAAGTGAAGATTGA